The genomic DNA TCCCGCACGACGCGAAGCACCTCGGTGGCCATCCGGTGGGCCAGCGCCGCGCTGATGGGCGTCTTGTCGATGGTGCCGAGCACCGCGAGCGGGGCGTCTCCAGGGCCGCGACCCGTGCCGGAGAAGAACGCTCCCTCGAAGGCGATGTCATGGCCCTGGGGAAACAGACGGTCGAACAACGTGCGCACGTCCATGGTCAGGCCCTCTTGCCACGCACGGTGGCCAGGAAGGTGGGAGTGTCCAGCACGGGCAGCCACTCGGGTCGCTCGATTCCCAGACTCGCCCAGATGTCGAGCGCGTCGGGACAATCCCCGAAGCGCCGCAGCCGCTCGCCGAGGAACGCGTGCTCCGCCTCGATGGCCTCCAGGCTCAGGTCGGGCTCGCGGCCGAGCAGCGCCAGCGCCTCGGCCCGGAAGGCGTCCACGTCGTCCTCCACCAGGGAGGTGGCCTCGCCCAGCAGGTAGCGGTGCTTGCCTCCCATGGTGCGCCACACCAGCGCGCGATCCCGGGCGTCGAACTCCTCCACGCCCTTCGTGGTCTCGATGACCTCGGGGCCGGAGAGCGCGAGCCGTCCCTCCTCGCTCATGATGACCGCGTCGCACAGCCGCGAGACGATCCCCATGCCGCCAAAGCAGCCGTACTTGCCGCCATCCAGCACGAGCACCGGGATGCCCTCGCCGCGCACCCGGAGCACCGCGCGCATGATCTCCGAGACGGCGATGAGGCCCGCGTTGGCCTCGTGTAGGCGCACGCCTCCGGACTCCACCAGCAGCAGCACGCCCGCGGGACGCTCGTCGAGCGCGCGCTCCAGCAGGCCCTTCAACTTGGCGCCGTGCACCTCGCCCACCGCGCCGCCGATGAATCCGCCTTCCTGCGCGGCCACCAGCACGGCCCGGCCCTCCATGCGCCCCCGGCCCACGACGATCCCGTCATCGAAGGCGGCGGGCGTGTCGAGCTCCTTCAGATGAGGGCTCATCATCCGCGCCGAGGGCGGCAGCAGCTCCTGGAAGCTCCCCGGATCCAACAGCAGGGCCACGCGCTCGCGCGCACTCGCCTCGTAGTAGCTCCGGCTCATGAGGGGGTGCCTCCCGTCGTGTACGCCTCGAGGGCCTGATCGAGTCTCAGGCTGACCACCGCGGGCGTCGCTCCCGCGTCGTTGATGGAGATGCGCACGTTGGCGAGGGGCCAGCGCGCGAAGAAGTCATCCAGCACCGCCTGCCAGATGCGGCCGAAGCCCACGGCGGCGGTGGTGACCTCGATGTGGAGGGTGCCGCTCGACTCCGCGGGCTCGACCAGGACCTCCAGGTTGCCCGAGCCGAGCACGCCCGAGATCTCCGGGGCTCTGCCCGGAGCCGGGCGCCCGCCTTCATAGGTGAATCGCAGGGTTTCCATGGGGCCTCGCTCCTCCTCACCAGTTGCGGAAGCGCTTGGGCGGCGCGTAGAGGCCCCCCGAGGCGCGAACCAGATCCTTGATGGACTTCGCGGCGAGCAGGTCGCGGCTCGCCTGCCGCTTGTCGATGCCCAGGTCCTCCGGCCGCCGGATGACGCCCCGGTCGCGAAGGTTCTCCACGGCGCGCTTGTCCCGGGCGAGCCCCACGGGTGTGTAGCCGGCGACGCCTCGGATGGCCTGCTCGCGCTCCTCCTGGCTCCGGCACAGCAGCAGGTTGGCGATGCCCTCCTCGGTGAGGATGTGGCTCACGTCGTCCGCGTAGATCATCACCGGGGGCAGGGCCATGCCCGCGCTCTCGGCCAGCTCCCACGCATCCAGCTTCTCCACGAACGCGGGGTGCATGTGCTCGCGGAAGGTCTCCACCATCTGCACCACGAGCTTGCGGCCCCGAGGCATGGCCGAGGTGCTGGCCTCGCGTCCGGCCTTGAGCCAGGTGGGGCTCGCATGGCGGCGGCCCCGGGCGTCCGCGCCCATGTTCGGCGCGCCTCCGAAGCCCGCGATGCGGCCCCGGGT from Melittangium boletus DSM 14713 includes the following:
- the mdcC gene encoding malonate decarboxylase acyl carrier protein; translation: METLRFTYEGGRPAPGRAPEISGVLGSGNLEVLVEPAESSGTLHIEVTTAAVGFGRIWQAVLDDFFARWPLANVRISINDAGATPAVVSLRLDQALEAYTTGGTPS
- a CDS encoding biotin-independent malonate decarboxylase subunit beta; translation: MSRSYYEASARERVALLLDPGSFQELLPPSARMMSPHLKELDTPAAFDDGIVVGRGRMEGRAVLVAAQEGGFIGGAVGEVHGAKLKGLLERALDERPAGVLLLVESGGVRLHEANAGLIAVSEIMRAVLRVRGEGIPVLVLDGGKYGCFGGMGIVSRLCDAVIMSEEGRLALSGPEVIETTKGVEEFDARDRALVWRTMGGKHRYLLGEATSLVEDDVDAFRAEALALLGREPDLSLEAIEAEHAFLGERLRRFGDCPDALDIWASLGIERPEWLPVLDTPTFLATVRGKRA